The following proteins are encoded in a genomic region of Populus trichocarpa isolate Nisqually-1 chromosome 13, P.trichocarpa_v4.1, whole genome shotgun sequence:
- the LOC7487695 gene encoding deacetoxyvindoline 4-hydroxylase — protein sequence MPSDLVQNGSVCDIEKELQAFDESKAGVKGLVDAGIIKTPPFFVVLESEVSCQPSPAHFHIPVIDLKGIHEDDVRRREIVEQMCNASETWGFFQVVNHGISKNVMEGMVQGVKGIHKEKNEVKMEYYTRDTKKKLLSFTYCREIEIKYLAYIKRLGGTLLELLSEALGLERNHLTEIGKFQIYERRVQANHIGPRISVASFFALYDWICAPLKELISDENPLYKEVPLKDYIVQYRWKERDGGISTLDRFRL from the exons ATGCCGTCAGACTTGGTTCAAAATGGATCTGTCTGTGATATAGAAAAAGAATTACAGGCTTTTGACGAATCAAAAGCTGGTGTCAAGGGACTTGTAGACGCTGGGATAATTAAAACTCCTCCCTTCTTTGTGGTACTAGAAAGTGAAGTCTCTTGCCAACCAAGTCCAGCCCATTTTCATATTCCTGTCATAGACCTGAAAGGCATTCATGAAGATGATGTTCGACGTAGAGAAATTGTTGAGCAGATGTGCAATGCTTCAGAGACATGGGGGTTCTTTCAGGTTGTGAATCATGGTATTTCAAAAAATGTCATGGAGGGAATGGTTCAGGGAGTGAAGGGAATTCATAAGGAAAAGAATGAAGTGAAAATGGAATATTATACAAGGGACACGAAGAAGAAG CTGTTGAGTTTCACTTATTGCAGGGAGatagaaatcaaatatttaGCATATATAAAGAGGTTGGGAGGAACTCTTCTTGAATTACTATCAGAAGCTCTTGGACTCGAGCGTAATCATCTGACTGAAATTGG CAAGTTCCAGATTTATGAGCGCAGGGTGCAGGCTAATCACATCGGCCCAAGAATATCAGTTGCGAGCTTCTTCGCACTCTATGACTGGATTTGTGCCCCGTTAAAAGAGCTGATATCAGATGAAAATCCTCTGTACAAGGAGGTTCCGCTGAAAGACTACATTGTTCAATACAGGTGGAAAGAACGTGATGGTGGCATCTCTACACTTGATCGTTTCAGGttgtga